The DNA sequence GAACATGCCCTCCCAGGCGAAGCGCAGGCTCTTTCGCTGGATGGCGATGATGTCGGCGGGCTTCTCATTCCGGACGATCGAGCAGATCGAGCCCTGCGGCTTCATGATGTCGGCGAGCTGCGGCCAGTACTGGTCCATGTCGGTGCAGATCAGCACGTAGTCCACCTCCGGTGCGCCGATCTGCGCCAGGCCGTCCTTGAGCGGCCGGCGGTGGTCAATCACCTGCGCCGCGCCGAGCTCGCGGCACCAGTTCTGCGACTGCGGCCGCGAGGCGGTGGCGATCACCTCCAGACCCAGCCGGCGCCCGATCTGGATCGCCATCGAGCCGACTCCGCCCGCGCCCCCGATGACGAGCAGGCTCGCACCCGCCCTGCCGCCAAGGGCATCCACTCCCATCCGATCCACCAGGCTCTCGTAGGCGGTGATCGTCGTGAGCGGCAGTGCCGCTGCCTGCGCAAAATCGAGCGTCGCCGGCTTGCGCCCGACGATGCGCTCGTCCACGAGCTGCTTCTCGGCGTTGCTGCCCGGGCGCTCGCGGGAACCGGCGTAATAGACCTCGTCGCCCGGCTGAAAGAGCGTCACCTTCTCCCCCACCGCCTCGACGACGCCGGCGGCGTCAAAGCCGAGGATGCGCGTTTCCCCCTTCGCGCCGGGCACCGCGAGCATGCGCATCTTGGCATCCACCGGGTTCACCGACACCGCCTCGACGCGAACCAGCAGATCGTGCCCGGTCGGCGCCGGCGGCTCGGGCACTTCGGCATCCACCAGCGAGCGCGGATCGGACGCGGGAAGAGGGTCGTAGGCGAGGATGGCTTTCATCGGTCGCGGGCCGCAAGCAGGACCGCGCATTGTTGCGCGCTCGCCGAGGGTACCGCATCGCGCGATGCGCTGCGCGCCCGTTCCGATCGCGTGCGGCCGAACTTTTGGTAGGTCGTGGCGGATTCGAACCGCCGACCAACGGATTAAAAGTTGTGGATTTCGCGTCCGCAAACCCTTCCGGACCTTGAAGAATGAGGTATTTAGGCCGTCGACTCGCCTCTGAATTTCTCTCTTTTGCGCCGATTTGCTGTCCGCTAGTGGCCCAAAAGTGTCCCAAACTAGCTTCGGACCGTCTCCGGTTCCTTCGTGTGGACCATGATGCCGACGACCGTAACACGTCGCCGCTGCCGCTTCTTAAGTTGCTCGATCGCGTCTGACGCGATGCTGAGGTGGTCTGGTCCCTGCACGGTGGATTTCCAAATCGACAGATCTTTCGTCCTGTCGGTACGAAACGTGATGATGCATTGGGCTCTCATGCTCCAACGCTATTCCGTTCCCCCGGATCCGTCATCCACTGTTTCGCCCGATTTTATTTCCTCCAGAACAAGCTCAATCTGAGGATACCGAGAGTTGGAGTTGAAAACGACCCGATAGACGTGGCCGGCGCGAAGGTCGTGCAGTGAGTACGCCATGTCGACCTTGGGATAGTCCCCACTCTCGGTATCAGCCACCTCATAGCGATACTTGAATTCTTTCTGCTTAAGTCGCTGATCGGTGATGATCCTGATCAGTTCGGTCTGGCCACGCATGGCCACGCTGCCGCGTTGGACGGACAGTGGACTTTGCTTCTTGCGAAGTGTCACCACAGACAGGGGTTTCTTCAGCAATCCTTTGGCGGATCGCTTTGCCAGCTTATCGACACCCTTGTTATATGGGTCCTTGGCATGCCCTTTGACCCACTGGAACGTCACCTTCCCTCGGCACTTGAGCAGAAGCCTAACTAGATCCTTCCAAAGAGCTGCGTGCTCTACGGGTCGTCCTTCGCGATTTCGCCACTTGGCTCGGCTCCATTCAAAAAGAGCGAGCTTGTGACAGTCAACTACGTACATCGAGTCAGTCCGAATCACGATCGTGCG is a window from the Burkholderiales bacterium genome containing:
- a CDS encoding zinc-binding alcohol dehydrogenase family protein encodes the protein MKAILAYDPLPASDPRSLVDAEVPEPPAPTGHDLLVRVEAVSVNPVDAKMRMLAVPGAKGETRILGFDAAGVVEAVGEKVTLFQPGDEVYYAGSRERPGSNAEKQLVDERIVGRKPATLDFAQAAALPLTTITAYESLVDRMGVDALGGRAGASLLVIGGAGGVGSMAIQIGRRLGLEVIATASRPQSQNWCRELGAAQVIDHRRPLKDGLAQIGAPEVDYVLICTDMDQYWPQLADIMKPQGSICSIVRNEKPADIIAIQRKSLRFAWEGMFTRPTFRTPDMIEQHRLLCRVADWVDAGDIRSTLTERLSPINAANLRAAHARVESKTMVGKLALAGW
- a CDS encoding ribonuclease H, which codes for MATANLTVYTDGSSYSKPRRGGAAFLFVTTNDAGEDSVEEFELQGYKSSSNNQMELYACVAALKQVLKDDWHNRARTIVIRTDSMYVVDCHKLALFEWSRAKWRNREGRPVEHAALWKDLVRLLLKCRGKVTFQWVKGHAKDPYNKGVDKLAKRSAKGLLKKPLSVVTLRKKQSPLSVQRGSVAMRGQTELIRIITDQRLKQKEFKYRYEVADTESGDYPKVDMAYSLHDLRAGHVYRVVFNSNSRYPQIELVLEEIKSGETVDDGSGGTE